In the genome of Streptomyces sp. Tu 3180, the window CAGGCCAGGAAAGGGCGGCGGGCGTGAGTGAGCTGGTGACGGGCGAGGCGGTGGCGTTGGAGCTGCGCCCCGCGAAGCTGCCCAGCAGGGCACTGGCCGTGCTGCTCGACCTGGCGGCGGCCGTGGCGGCCTACGTCGCCGTGACCATCGCCCTGGTGGCTTCCACGGCCTCCCTGGACCAGGCGGCGCAGACGGCGCTGTCGATCGCGGCGTTCGTCCTGGTGCTGGTGGGCGGGCCGATCGCGGTCGAGACGCTCAGTCACGGGCGGTCGCTCGGGAAGATGGCGTGCGGGCTGCGGGTGGTGCGGGACGACGGGGGGCCGATCCGGTTCCGGCACGCACTGGTGCGGGGTCTGATCGGCGTCATCGAGATCCTGATGACGTTCGGGGTCGTGGCCTGCGTCGCCTCCCTGGTGTCGGCGCGCGGCCGGCGGCTCGGGGACGTGTTCGCGGGGACGCTGGTCGTCCGGGAGCGGGTGCCGGCCGGGCGGGGCGGTTTCGTACCGCCGCCGCCCCCGTGGCTGGCCGGGCGGTTCTCCGGTCTTGATCTGTCGGCGGTGCCCGACGGCCTGTGGCTCGCCGTCCGGCAGTACCTGACGCGGATGCAGCAGCTGGACCCGCAGGTCGGCCGGACGATGGCGGAGCGGCTGGCGGCGGACCTGGCGGACCGTACGGGGGCGCCGGTGCCGCCGGGGGTGCCGCCGGCGGCGTACCTGGCGGCGGTGGTGCAGGAGCGGCAGGCCCGGGAGGCCCGGCGGACCTTCGGGAACGGGGCGGCCGCGGGTGGCGGTCACGTCGGCGCCGCCGGTTCGGCGGGGGCCTACGCCCCGCCCGCCCATCCCCCCGTGGCCGTGCCGCCGGACGTACGGCCGGACGTCCCGTCGGAGGACCCGCGAGCCGTGCCGCCCGGGACGCCGTCCGCGCGTTCCTCCGCGGAGGGCGTGGAGGTGCCGGTGCGCGGGGACCGGACCGGCACGCCGCAGGACGCGGCGCCGGCCGACCGCCCCTCGACGGGGTTCGTACCGCCGTCGTAGGCCCGTGGGTCTCGGGCCCGTCGGTCTCGTCGGGCGCGCCGTTCAGTCGAAGACCGACGGCGGCGACGCGAGGTCCTCCAGCTCGATGCCCGGGGCGGCGAGGACCACGTCCCCGGCGATGTGCACGGTGTGCTGTTCGCCCGTGTCCAGGGCTGTGACCTGGTACTCGTCCACGGTCAGGGGGCCGTTGTCAGTGGCGTGTGCTTCTCTTTCCACCAACGTCCAGGACTGGTCCACGGTGCGCGGGGCGAGGACCGGGTCCGTGAAGGCGACGAGGCGTACGCGGGTGGCCGGTGCCGAGGGGGTGAGGCGCAGCAGACGGGCGGTGGCGACGAGGAACGCGGGGGACGAGCCGGTGAAGGCGTGGGCGCGCACATTGCCTTCGGTGGCGTGGGCCCCGGTGGGGTCGGTGCGGACCCAGGTGACGCCGTCGAGGGCGGCGCCGCGGACCTGCCAGCTCGCGGCGTGGAGTTCGAGGCGGATGGGGCGGCCCAGTTCGTCGAGGGCGAGGTCGACCGAGCCCAGGTGACCGCCGGAGGGGGCGGTGAGCTGGGAGACGTAGCGCCAGCCGGAGGGGCCGGGGGCGCAGTGGAAGTGCTCTTCTGCGAGGGGGGTGTGATCGTGCGGATCGTGGAGCGAATAGCGGCCGCGGGGCATGGGGGTCCTGGGTCTTGACGGTTCGGGCCGGCCGGTCGTCGGCCCGCCCATGGGGCAGGCCCCCGACACGGGGGTGCGGGGGCCTGCCTCTGAGGACCTGCTGCCGGGCGAGCGCGCCGGTGCACCGGCGCGCTCGCCCGGTGGGAGCGTGGACTCAGTAGCGGTAGTGGTCCGGCTTGAACGGGCCCTCGACCTTCACGCCGATGTACTCGGCCTGCTCCGGGCGGAGCGTGGTCAGCTTGACGCCGAGCGCGTCGAGGTGGAGGCGGGCGACCTTCTCGTCGAGGTGCTTGGGCAGCACGTAGACGCCGGTCGGGTACTCGTCGGGCTTGGTGAACAGCTCGATCTGGGCCAGGGTCTGGTCCGCGAAGGAGTTGGACATCACGAACGACGGGTGACCGGTGGCGTTGCCCAGGTTCAGCAGGCGGCCCTCGGACAGCACGATGATCTTCTTGCCGTCGGGGAAGGTCCAGGTGTGGACCTGCGGCTTGATCTCGTCCTTGACGATGCCGGGGACCTTGGCGAGGCCGGCCATGTCGATCTCGTTGTCGAAGTGGCCGATGTTCCCGACGATGGCCTGGTGCTTCATCCTGGCCATGTCGGAGGCCATGATGATGTCCTTGTTGCCGGTCGTGGTGATGAAGATGTCGGCCGTCTCGACGACCTCGTCCAGCGTCGTGACCTGGTAGCCGTCCATCGCGGCCTGGAGGGCGCAGATCGGGTCGATCTCGGTGACGATCACGCGGGCGCCCTGTCCGCGCAGGGACTCCGCGCAGCCCTTGCCCACGTCGCCGTAGCCGCAGACGACCGCGGTCTTGCCGCCGATCAGGGTGTCGGTGGCGCGGTTGATGCCGTCGACCAGGGAGTGGCGGCAGCCGTACTTGTTGTCGAACTTCGACTTGGTGACGGCGTCGTTGACGTTGATCGCCGGGAACAGGAGGGTGCCGTCGCGCTGCATCTCGTACAGGCGGTGGACGCCGGTCGTGGTCTCCTCGGTGACGCCGCGGATCTCGGAGGCCAGCTGGGTCCACTTCTGCGGGTTCTCGCCCAGGGTGCGGGTGAGGAGCTCCAGGATGACGCGGTGCTCGTCGGACTCGGCGGTGTCGGGCGAGGGGACCTTGCCGTCCTTCTCGTACTCGACGCCCTTGTGGACGAGGAGGGTGGCGTCACCGCCGTCGTCCAGGATCATGTTGGGGCCGCCGGTGGGGCTGTCCGGCCAGGTCAGTGCCTGCTCCGTGCACCACCAGTACTCCTCGAGGGTCTCGCCCTTCCAGGCGAAGACCGGGACGCCCCGCGGGTTGTCGGGCGTCCCGTCGGGGCCGACGGCGATGGCGGCCGCGGCGTGGTCCTGGGTGGAGAAGATGTTGCAGGACGCCCAGCGGACCTGCGCGCCCAGGGCGACCAGGGTCTCGATCAGCACGGCGGTCTGCACGGTCATGTGCAGGGAGCCGGTGACCCGGGCGCCGGCCAGCGGCTGGGCCTCGGCGTACTCCTTGCGGATCGCCATCAGGCCGGGCATCTCGTGCTCGGCGAGGGTGATCTCCTTGCGGCCGAACTCGGCCAGGGAGAGGTCGGCGACCTTGAAGTCCTGTCGGTTCTCGACAGTCGTCATTGCGAGCTGCTCCTCGGGTTGGGTCGAGGTGGGTACGGCTGGTCTGCGCGGCGGCGGACACAGGGGTGCCCGAAGAGGACACAGGCATGCCCGCGTGCGCGCAGCGCAGTCCGTCGGAGGCCCTCTCTCCCTCGGCCGGCCCTCGGTGGGGCCGCCCGACCGCCATCAGCAGCGACGTCTGGCTCCGTCCCAAGCTACACCGCCCGGCCCTGCGGCCCCCAGTCCGTCCGCGAACACTTCAAGCCGATCCGGCGGGCGCTCCCGTCGGACGGCGCGCTTCGAGCTGCGGCCCGGGCGCTTCCGGGGCGCCGGGGCGCCGGCACGGCGAAGGGCCCGCCGGGTGACCGGCGGGCCCTTGTGCGAGACGGGACTCAGTGCCCGGTGCCGTGCGGTGCGGGACCGCCCGGGGTGGCCTCGGGGTCGGCGCCCCGGGCGGCCTCGGCCTCGCTGTAGACGTCGGGCTCGAGGTAGATCACGCGGGCGATCGGGACGGCCTCGCGGATGCGGGACTCGGCGGCGTCGATGGCGGCGGCGATCTCCGTGGCCGTGTTGTCGTGCCGCACGGCGATCTTCGCGGCGACCAGCAGCTCCTCCGGGCCGAGGTGGAGGGTGCGCATGTGGATGACGCGGGTGACGGTGTCGCCGTCGACGACGGCGGCCTGGATCTTCTGGCTCTCCTCGGCACCGGCGGCCTCGCCGAGCAGCAGGGACTTCGTCTCGGCGGCGAGGACCAGGGCGATCAGGATGAGCAGGACGCCGATGCAGAGGGTGCCGATGCCGTCCCAGACGCTGTCACCGGTGAGCAGGGCGAGGCCGACACCGCCGAGGGCGAGGACCAGACCGACGAGCGCGCCCAGGTCCTCCAGGAGGACGACCGGCAGTTCGGGGGCCTTGGCGTGGCGGACGAACTCCTTCCAGGAGCGCTTGCCGCGCAGGACGTTGGACTCCTTGATGGCGGTGCGGAAGGAGAAGGTCTCGGCGATGATCGCGAAGACGAGGACGCCGACCGGCCAGTACCAGTGCTCCAGCTCGTGCGGGTGCTTGATCTTCTCGTAGCCCTCGTAGAGGGCGAACATGCCGCCGACCGAGAAGAGCACGATGGAGACGAGGAAGGCGTAGATGTAGCGCTCGCGGCCGTAGCCGAAGGGGTGCTCCGGGGTGGCCCGGCGCTGTGCCTTCTTGCCGCCGACCAGCAGCAGGGCCTGGTTGCCGGAGTCGGCGACCGAGTGCACGGATTCGGCGAGCATCGACGAGGAGCCGCTGAAGAGGAACGCCACGAACTTCGCTACCGCGATCGCGAGGTTGGCGGCGAGTGCCGCCACGATCGCCTTGGTGCCGCCTGACGCGCTCATGTGTTCGCGTTGTCCCTTCGTACGCCGTTTCGGGCCCGGACGCGCGTGCGCGCACGCCGTCCGGGGATGTGCCCGTCCTTTGACGGTGGGCCATTGTTGCAGCCCTGCCGGGAGACGGCTCCTCAGGTCGGTGCCGTGCGGTGGTCAGGCGACGACGGTGGCCCTGAACAGCGTTCCGGTACCCGACACTTCGGCCTTCTCACCCGCGGGGACGAACACGGACGTCCCCGGGGACAGCTCGTGCTCGCCCGCGCGCACCGAACCGGCCGTGCAGAGCAGGATCTGCGGGGTGCTCAGGGTCAGGTCGCGGGGGGCGCCGCCCTCGGGGAGGACGTGGCGGGAGAGGCGGAACTCGTCGATGGGGGTCTCGTAGACCTCCTCGCCCTCCGGGGTGGCCTCCGGGCGCAGGACGCCGGGGTCGCCGGCCTCGAAGCGGACGATGCGCAGGAGTTCGGGGACGTCGACGTGCTTGGGGGTCAGACCGCAGCGCAGGACGTTGTCGGAGTTGGCCATGATCTCGACGCCGAGGCCGCTCAGGTAGGCGTGCGGGACGCCGGCGCCGAGGAAGAGGGCCTCGCCGGGCTGGAGCCGGACGTGGTTGAGGAGCATCGCGGCGATGACGCCGGGGTCGCCCGGGTAGTGGTGGGCGATGCCGGCGTACGGGGCGTAGGGGCCGCCGAGGCGGTCGCAGGCGGCGGCCGCCTCGGTGACGGTGTGGGCCATCTCGTCGGGGTCGGCGGTGAGGATCGCGGTGAGGACCTCGCGCAGGGCCGCTTCCTCGGGGTGGGCGTGCAGCAGGTCGACGTACGGCTTGAGCGAGTCCACGCCGAGGCCGTCGAGGAGGCCGGCGGCGCGCAGCGGGTCGCGGAAGCCGCACAGTCCGTCGAACTCGGTGAGGGCGCAGATCAGTTCGGGCTTGTGGTTGGCGTCCTTGTAGGTGCGGTGCGGGGCGTCCACGGGGACGCCGCGGCGCTCCTCGTCCTCGTATCCCCGCTTCGCCTGGTCCAGGTCGGGGTGGACCTGGAGGGAGAGCGGGGCGCCGGCGGCGAGGAGCTTGAGGAGGAAGGGCAGGCGCGGGCCGAACTTCGCGACCGACGCCGCGCCGAGCTCCTTCTCCGGGGCGGCGTCGATGACCTCGACCAGCGTGCCGCGCGCGGTGCGTGAGGGGGCTCCGGGGTGGGCGCCCATCCACATCTCCGCCTGCGGCTCGCCGGTCGGTTCGGTGCCGAGCAGCCGCGGGATGGCGGTGGTGGAACCCCAGGCGTAGGGGCGGATGGTGTTGTCGAGGCGGTCCATGGGGCTCTCTGCGTTCCTTCTGCCGGGTCCCGTGCGTGCGCGCGCCGGGGAGTCAGTGCGTCCTGGGCATGATCAGGTTCCGGAGGCGAGCGCCAGGTAAACGGCGGCGAAATCCGTGACGGCGATCAGTTCCGCGAGGGTCTCCAGTTCGCCGCCCTCCTCGGGCTCCAGCTCGCTGATCGGCGTGTCGTGGCTGAGGGCCAGATCGCGGGCGGCCGGGGCGGCGGTGAGGCCGCCGATGGGGCGGTCGCGGAGCAGCACCGCGCGTGCGTGCAGGGCGGGCGGTTCCTCCACGCGGTCGCGGAAGAAGTCGTCCGGGTCGGCGCTGGCGGCCAGCGGACCGGCCAGCAGGGCGCTGTGCGCGGCGAGCGCCTCGGGGAGCTCGGCGACGACGGCGGGGGTGCCGGACAGTTCGGCGAGCGCGGCGGCGAAGCGGCGGCCGGCCGGGCCCGCGGAGACGCCCTCGGTCCACACCAGGGGCAGCGCGTCGGCGAGTTCCGCGGCCAGGGTCTTGGCGGGGTTGCTGTACGTCGCGATGGCCGGGCCGCAGCGTTCGGCGACGCGGTCGAGGCGGTCGGCGACCTTGTCCAGGGCGTCCGGCGGGGCGGCGAGCAGGCCGATGCGGTCCAGCAGCGCGAGCAGCGGGGTGAGCAGCGCCCACAGGACGCCGGGGGCGGTGGCGGCGAGGGGTTCGTCCTGGTCGTAGGGCGCGGTGGCCATGGGGACGAACAGGCCGTGGGAGCCGCCCACGGCGTCGGCGAGCGGGGTGCGGGCGGGGGCCACGGCGGCGATGGTGCAGCCACGGCGGTACGCCTGCTCGCAGAGCAGGGACAGGCCCGGTTCGGTGCCGTCGGGCGTGGCGATCAGCAGCAGGTCCACGGAGCCCGCCCAGCCGGGCAGCTCCCAGCGCAGCGCTCCCCCGGCGGGGGCGACGCCGGTCGGCGCGAGCCGGGTGACGGGGCTGCCGGCGCCGGCCAGGGTGCCGAGGAGGTCGGCCGTCTGGGTGGCGGCGGCACCGGGGCCCGCGATGAGCACGGCGCGGGGACGGCCGTCCGGCTTGAGCTCGCGCACACCGGCCTCGGCGGCGTGCCGGACGGCCGTGCGGACGCGGGCGCCCGCTTCGGCGGCGCCGCGGAGCAGGTTGCGGTGGTCGGCCTCGGCGAGGCCCTCGGGTGAGTCGAGCAGCGATTCGTCGAGCATGGGCGGCAGCCTCCGGTCGGCGGGGCGTCGGGTCGCGGGGCGCCGGGTCGCTGGTGCGCCGGGTCGCCGGATCGTCGGTTACGCGGGGCGCCGGGCCTCGTCGACGAGGAGGACGGGGATGCCGTCGCGGACCGGGTACGCCAGGCCGCAGTCCTGGCCGGTGCAGACGAGTTCGGCGTCCTGCTCCTTGAGGGGGGAGTGGCAGGCCGGGCAGGCGAGGATCTCCAGGAGGCCGGCTTCGAGCGCCATGGGGGTTCCCTTCGGGGACGGGCGTATGCGGATGTGCCTGGTCAGCGTACCGCCGGTGGGCACGGGACGGGCGGGCCGCGGACGTTGAGTCCCGAACCGCCTCCGGGGCGGGCGGGCGCTCCCGCTGCCGCCGCGGACGGCGGCCGGTGCGCCGGGACCGGCGGCCGCGGGGCGGCGGGCGCTCCCGTCCCGCGCGGTCTCAGCCCCGGATGATCGCCAGGGCCTCGTCGCGCACCTCGGCCATCGTCGCCTCGTCGCGGGCCTCCGCGTTCAGGCGGAGGAGCGGTTCGGTGTTGGAGGGGCGGACGTTGAACCACCAGTCGGCGGAGGTGACGGTGAGGCCGTCCAGTTCGTCCAGGGTGACGCCCTCGCGGCCCTCGTACGCGGCCCGGATCGCGGCGAGGCGGGCGGTCTGGTCGTCGACGGTGGAGTTGATCTCGCCGGAGCCGGCGTAGCGGTCGTACTGGGCGACCAGGGCGGACAGGGTGCCCCGCTGGCCGCCGAGGGCGGCGAGGACGTGCAGGGCGGCCAGCATGCCCGTGTCGGCGTTCCAGAAGTCGCGGAAGTAGTAGTGCGCGGAGTGCTCGCCGCCGAAGATGGCGCCGGTCCTGGCCATCTCGGCCTTGATGAAGGAGTGGCCCACGCGGGTGCGCTCGGGGGTGCCGCCGTTCTCCCGCACGACCTCGGGGACCGACCAGGACGTGATCAGGTTGTGGATGACCGTGCCCTTGCCGCCGTTCCTGGCCAGCTCGCGGGAGGCCACCAGGGCGGTGATCGCGGACGGGGAGACCGGCTCGCCCCGCTCGTCGACGACGAAGCAGCGGTCGGCGTCGCCGTCGAAGGCGAGGCCGAGGTCGGCGCCCTCCTCGCGGACCCGCTTCTGCAGGTCGACCAGGTTGGCCGGGTCGAGCGGGTTGGCCTCGTGGTTGGGGAAGGTGCCGTCGAGCTCGAAGTACATCGGGACGAGGGTGAGCGGCAGGCCGGCGAAGACCGTGGGGACGGTGTGCCCGCCCATGCCGTTGCCCGCGTCGACGACGACCTTCAGGGGGCGGATCGAGGTGAGGTCGACGAGCGAGCGCAGGTGTGCCGCGTAGTCGTCCAGCGTGTCGCGCCGGGTGACCGTTCCCGGCACGGCCGCCGGCTCCGGGGCGCCCGACTCGCTCCACCGCTCGACGAGTGCGCGGATCTCGGCCAGGCCCGTGTCCTGGCCGACCGGGGCGGCGCCCGCGCGGCACAGCTTGATGCCGTTGTACCGCGCCGGGTTGTGGGAGGCGGTGAACATCGCGCCCGGCAGGTCCAGCGTGCCCGAGGCGTAGTAGAGCTGGTCGGTGGAGCACAGGCCGATCTCGGTCACGTCGGCGCCCTGGGCCGCCGCGCCCCGCGCGAAGGCACCCGACAGGCCGGGGGACGAGGGCCGCATGTCGTGTCCGGTGACGAGGGCGCCCGCGCCGGTCACCCGGGCGAAGGCGGCGCCGAAGAGCTCGGCCAGGGACTCGTCCCACTGGTCGGGGACGACCCCGCGCACGTCGTACGCCTTCACGATCTGCGACAGATCAGCAGCCACGGCCAACCCTTCCGAAAGTCCTGTCGGTCCCCACAAACTACCCGCAGGGGGCGACGCTCCGCCGTGACCGGCGAACGGGCCCGCAGGTGGGGGCGGGCCGGGGCTCCGGGGCGGCGGTCCGCCCGGGCGTCAGTTGTCCGGTGAGCGGAGCACCCGCAGGTGGCCGCGGCGCGCGACCTCCATGGGGTCGGCGGCCCGGGCTCCGCCGGCGGCTCCCGCCGCCCGCTCCTGGGGGCGGGCCGCCTCGCGCACGGCGTTCGCCAGTGCCTCCAGGTCGTCCCCGCTGGGCTGGGCCGGGGCCGAGCCGTCGAGGAGGCGGACGACCTCCCAGCCGCGCGGTGCGGTGAGGCGCTCGGAGTGCTCGGCGCACAGGTCGTAGCAGTGGGGTTCGGCGTAGGTGGCGAGCGGGCCGAGGACCGCGGTCGAGTCGGCGTAGACGTACGTCAGCGTCGCGACGGCGGGACGGCCGCAAGCGGTGCGCGAACAGCGACGTACAGGGCTCACGACGTTGGACGGTACCGCACTCTTGAGCGGGCCGCGACGACTCTCCCCCAGGTCACTCCACCGTGTCGTGGTGTGAAACGCCCCACATACCCCTTTGGACACACCTCGCTGACCTGGTCCGACACCCGTGTCCGGGATGTCGGACGATTCTGGTTCCGGTCACCAGTCGGTGCAAACAATGTCAAATGCCTTGAGATCACCGGTCTCGGAGAGATACGAAATCGAGCCCAACCTTGGCTGGAATGGTCAGGTGACGACATGCCGTGCGGGACGGCCCGAAGGCGCGTGGGGCCGGGCGGGCGGGACCGGCGACGACTACCCTGCACAGTGATGGACAGCCCCGTGACGCCCCGTGCCGCCGGCCCCGGGCCCCGACGCCGTGACCGCCACGGCCGGGGCATGCGCGGCCCGATCGCACCGCCCCAGGTGCCGCTCGCCGCCAGCCGCGCGGAGACGTTCGCAGACCTCGTGCAGGACTCCGTGGAGCGGCTGGAGCGGCGGTGGCCGCAGCTCGCCGACATCGATTTCCTCGTGCTGGAGGTGCCGCAGCCGGACGGCGGCGGGCTGGGGTGGAGCGACGAGGCGGTGCCCCTGGGCGGGACGGTGCCCGCGCGCGAGGGGCGTCCCGCGCGGGTGGTGGTCTACCGGCGGCCGGTCGAGATCCGCACCAAGGGGCGCGACGAGCGGGCCGCGCTCGTCCACGAGGTCGTGGTCGAGCAGGTGGCGGACCTGCTGGGGCTGACGCCGGAGGCCGTGGACCCCCGGTACGGCGAGGACTGACGGGGCGGCGGCGCCGCTCCCCGCGCCCGCCGCCGCACTCCCCGCCCGCCGGTCACCTCTGCAGGACCGACAGGTCCTGCTCCGCCTCCGGCACCGCCACCGTGCCGCGGTCGTCCGGGAGGGGCTGGACGGTGAAGGCCGGGACGTCGTCCTCCGTCGCCGCGAGGGTCCGGGAGGCGTAGACCGGGGTGTCCGACCGGGGCTCGACCGTGAGGGCGTAGGTGCCCTTCAGGCCGTCCGGCACGGGGATGTCGATGTGCTGGGTGGTGCCGGACTTGATCGTGTACGTCTGGGAGGCCGCCGTGCCGCCCTCGGTGCCCGCCGAAGCGGTGACCTTGATCCGGGCGGTGCCCTCGGGGGCGGTCACCGCGAGGGTCGTGCCCTCGGCGGTGTTGCCGGCGGACGTCGCGCGCGTGCCGACCGGTCGTGCGGCCGGGATGAACGCCGACTCCTGCGCGTCGCCCTCGCCGCGCAGCACCCGCACGGCCGCCACGACCGGCACGGAGCCGTCCGTGGGCGTCAGGACCAGGGAGCCCGCCTCGCCGCGCGTGACGTCGCCCAGGTCGACGGCCGCCGTCATGCCGCCCTTCACGTGCAGCGTCTCGTGACCGGCGGGGGTGATCGGGCCGGAGGGGGAGGCGAGGCGCACCTTCAGGTCGGCGTCGGTGTCGCCGGGGGCGAAGACGACCAGGCGCACGGCGGTGGCGTCCTTCGGGATGCCGGGCAGGACCAGGCTGCCCGCGGGATCGGCCGACGCGGCCAGCCAGTCGCCGCCCAGCTTGTCGTCCAGGGCCTGCACGGCCGCGCCGACCCGGCCGCTGCGGACGGTGACGTGCACGGTCACGTCGGCCTGCTTCTCCTCGGTGAGCGTGGACAGCAGGACCGGCTCGGTGGAGTGCGGCTGGACCGTGATGCCCTCCCCCACCACCGTCTTGAGGGCGCCGTCCTCGCCGTGGAGCTCGATGTCCACGACCGCGGCCGAGTCGTCGGGGTTGGTCAGGTGGACGTAGTCGGTGCGGCCGGCCTCGGTGCTCGCGCCCGGGAACCAGAACTCGGTGTCCGGTGCGGTGCAGGTGACGCCCTGCAGGCCGCGGCCCGTGCCCGCGGTGACCTCGGTCGTCTGCTGCACGGTCCAGCCGGGCGCGAAACGGCCGTCGGCGGTGCCGACGAGCGCGGGTGCCTCGCCCCCGGTGGTGTCCCCGGCGACCGGCTTGCCGGGTTCCCCGGGCTCGAGGACGGGCTTCTCGGACCCGGCGTCCTCGCCGCCCTGGTCCGCCTGGCCGGCCTCGTCGGTCTGGTCGGTCTGTTCGCCGTC includes:
- a CDS encoding RDD family protein; amino-acid sequence: MSELVTGEAVALELRPAKLPSRALAVLLDLAAAVAAYVAVTIALVASTASLDQAAQTALSIAAFVLVLVGGPIAVETLSHGRSLGKMACGLRVVRDDGGPIRFRHALVRGLIGVIEILMTFGVVACVASLVSARGRRLGDVFAGTLVVRERVPAGRGGFVPPPPPWLAGRFSGLDLSAVPDGLWLAVRQYLTRMQQLDPQVGRTMAERLAADLADRTGAPVPPGVPPAAYLAAVVQERQAREARRTFGNGAAAGGGHVGAAGSAGAYAPPAHPPVAVPPDVRPDVPSEDPRAVPPGTPSARSSAEGVEVPVRGDRTGTPQDAAPADRPSTGFVPPS
- the ahcY gene encoding adenosylhomocysteinase, coding for MTTVENRQDFKVADLSLAEFGRKEITLAEHEMPGLMAIRKEYAEAQPLAGARVTGSLHMTVQTAVLIETLVALGAQVRWASCNIFSTQDHAAAAIAVGPDGTPDNPRGVPVFAWKGETLEEYWWCTEQALTWPDSPTGGPNMILDDGGDATLLVHKGVEYEKDGKVPSPDTAESDEHRVILELLTRTLGENPQKWTQLASEIRGVTEETTTGVHRLYEMQRDGTLLFPAINVNDAVTKSKFDNKYGCRHSLVDGINRATDTLIGGKTAVVCGYGDVGKGCAESLRGQGARVIVTEIDPICALQAAMDGYQVTTLDEVVETADIFITTTGNKDIIMASDMARMKHQAIVGNIGHFDNEIDMAGLAKVPGIVKDEIKPQVHTWTFPDGKKIIVLSEGRLLNLGNATGHPSFVMSNSFADQTLAQIELFTKPDEYPTGVYVLPKHLDEKVARLHLDALGVKLTTLRPEQAEYIGVKVEGPFKPDHYRY
- a CDS encoding cation diffusion facilitator family transporter, whose product is MSASGGTKAIVAALAANLAIAVAKFVAFLFSGSSSMLAESVHSVADSGNQALLLVGGKKAQRRATPEHPFGYGRERYIYAFLVSIVLFSVGGMFALYEGYEKIKHPHELEHWYWPVGVLVFAIIAETFSFRTAIKESNVLRGKRSWKEFVRHAKAPELPVVLLEDLGALVGLVLALGGVGLALLTGDSVWDGIGTLCIGVLLILIALVLAAETKSLLLGEAAGAEESQKIQAAVVDGDTVTRVIHMRTLHLGPEELLVAAKIAVRHDNTATEIAAAIDAAESRIREAVPIARVIYLEPDVYSEAEAARGADPEATPGGPAPHGTGH
- the manA gene encoding mannose-6-phosphate isomerase, class I, translating into MDRLDNTIRPYAWGSTTAIPRLLGTEPTGEPQAEMWMGAHPGAPSRTARGTLVEVIDAAPEKELGAASVAKFGPRLPFLLKLLAAGAPLSLQVHPDLDQAKRGYEDEERRGVPVDAPHRTYKDANHKPELICALTEFDGLCGFRDPLRAAGLLDGLGVDSLKPYVDLLHAHPEEAALREVLTAILTADPDEMAHTVTEAAAACDRLGGPYAPYAGIAHHYPGDPGVIAAMLLNHVRLQPGEALFLGAGVPHAYLSGLGVEIMANSDNVLRCGLTPKHVDVPELLRIVRFEAGDPGVLRPEATPEGEEVYETPIDEFRLSRHVLPEGGAPRDLTLSTPQILLCTAGSVRAGEHELSPGTSVFVPAGEKAEVSGTGTLFRATVVA
- a CDS encoding SIS domain-containing protein, whose product is MLDESLLDSPEGLAEADHRNLLRGAAEAGARVRTAVRHAAEAGVRELKPDGRPRAVLIAGPGAAATQTADLLGTLAGAGSPVTRLAPTGVAPAGGALRWELPGWAGSVDLLLIATPDGTEPGLSLLCEQAYRRGCTIAAVAPARTPLADAVGGSHGLFVPMATAPYDQDEPLAATAPGVLWALLTPLLALLDRIGLLAAPPDALDKVADRLDRVAERCGPAIATYSNPAKTLAAELADALPLVWTEGVSAGPAGRRFAAALAELSGTPAVVAELPEALAAHSALLAGPLAASADPDDFFRDRVEEPPALHARAVLLRDRPIGGLTAAPAARDLALSHDTPISELEPEEGGELETLAELIAVTDFAAVYLALASGT
- a CDS encoding Trm112 family protein, encoding MALEAGLLEILACPACHSPLKEQDAELVCTGQDCGLAYPVRDGIPVLLVDEARRPA
- a CDS encoding phosphomannomutase/phosphoglucomutase; this encodes MAADLSQIVKAYDVRGVVPDQWDESLAELFGAAFARVTGAGALVTGHDMRPSSPGLSGAFARGAAAQGADVTEIGLCSTDQLYYASGTLDLPGAMFTASHNPARYNGIKLCRAGAAPVGQDTGLAEIRALVERWSESGAPEPAAVPGTVTRRDTLDDYAAHLRSLVDLTSIRPLKVVVDAGNGMGGHTVPTVFAGLPLTLVPMYFELDGTFPNHEANPLDPANLVDLQKRVREEGADLGLAFDGDADRCFVVDERGEPVSPSAITALVASRELARNGGKGTVIHNLITSWSVPEVVRENGGTPERTRVGHSFIKAEMARTGAIFGGEHSAHYYFRDFWNADTGMLAALHVLAALGGQRGTLSALVAQYDRYAGSGEINSTVDDQTARLAAIRAAYEGREGVTLDELDGLTVTSADWWFNVRPSNTEPLLRLNAEARDEATMAEVRDEALAIIRG
- a CDS encoding DUF3499 domain-containing protein, producing the protein MGESRRGPLKSAVPSNVVSPVRRCSRTACGRPAVATLTYVYADSTAVLGPLATYAEPHCYDLCAEHSERLTAPRGWEVVRLLDGSAPAQPSGDDLEALANAVREAARPQERAAGAAGGARAADPMEVARRGHLRVLRSPDN
- a CDS encoding metallopeptidase family protein gives rise to the protein MDSPVTPRAAGPGPRRRDRHGRGMRGPIAPPQVPLAASRAETFADLVQDSVERLERRWPQLADIDFLVLEVPQPDGGGLGWSDEAVPLGGTVPAREGRPARVVVYRRPVEIRTKGRDERAALVHEVVVEQVADLLGLTPEAVDPRYGED
- a CDS encoding DUF5719 family protein — translated: MNRTTLSLIAAATALAAVTGFAALSSPDPAATDGTAGAAAHLPVERTSLLCPSPSSSDLAETTYTSFTPVTKGTGNGGGAELRAAHRPQSGTDGRQDGEQTDQTDEAGQADQGGEDAGSEKPVLEPGEPGKPVAGDTTGGEAPALVGTADGRFAPGWTVQQTTEVTAGTGRGLQGVTCTAPDTEFWFPGASTEAGRTDYVHLTNPDDSAAVVDIELHGEDGALKTVVGEGITVQPHSTEPVLLSTLTEEKQADVTVHVTVRSGRVGAAVQALDDKLGGDWLAASADPAGSLVLPGIPKDATAVRLVVFAPGDTDADLKVRLASPSGPITPAGHETLHVKGGMTAAVDLGDVTRGEAGSLVLTPTDGSVPVVAAVRVLRGEGDAQESAFIPAARPVGTRATSAGNTAEGTTLAVTAPEGTARIKVTASAGTEGGTAASQTYTIKSGTTQHIDIPVPDGLKGTYALTVEPRSDTPVYASRTLAATEDDVPAFTVQPLPDDRGTVAVPEAEQDLSVLQR